The Gemmatimonadota bacterium genome has a segment encoding these proteins:
- a CDS encoding DUF885 domain-containing protein — MIAFLVAAAALLTPVDSTPSAKTLARLLAEQEQRMKSEGQGLLGGGEARMPDLSTARVARNAERARTIVNTLDALVPKELTADEWLTSRILRFEHVAAIEEGRYHHISFAFITPYQSPLSALSGTFAQLPLTSQRDADRYLAMIDSVAILADTIRGKLEERRARKVLLPKDEIRLVVPFVRGFGPVAAQSPFLPSNERLARLPESVRASFATALGTRLDTRVRPAFERLAAYLEGPYLAEAPTAVGLGQYPDGPSYYRALVRRSTTMDVTPEQVHAIGLAEVARIDSAMAAIRAELGFTGTREAFHAQLGKDPRFFAKVPEEFGAKLMYHDARIRPRIAELFARVPRAQGDVARLDPRLEASMTFGYYQVPTPADTMGHYMYNGSNLPERSMLGAASLVFHELVPGHHFQIATQRESTTLPYFRQRTTHTAFTEGWGEYAASLAGELGMYSDPYDRYGRLAMDMFLSCRLVVDTGMNALGWSRERAIAYLKERTLQSDLQIDTETLRYSVDLPGQALAYKMGSRELLRLREDARKRLGTRFDIKRWHAFVLDGGSMPMTLLRQRTDAWIAAGGM; from the coding sequence ATGATCGCATTTCTTGTCGCCGCTGCGGCGCTGCTCACCCCAGTTGATTCCACACCCAGCGCGAAGACCCTCGCCCGCCTCCTGGCCGAACAGGAGCAACGCATGAAGTCCGAGGGCCAGGGACTCCTCGGCGGCGGTGAGGCACGAATGCCCGACCTCTCCACCGCGCGCGTCGCGCGCAACGCCGAGCGTGCGCGGACAATCGTCAACACCCTCGACGCGCTGGTCCCGAAGGAGCTCACGGCGGACGAGTGGCTCACTTCACGCATCCTGCGGTTCGAGCACGTCGCGGCAATAGAGGAAGGGCGCTACCACCACATCTCGTTCGCCTTCATCACCCCGTACCAGTCGCCGCTCTCCGCGCTCTCGGGCACTTTCGCACAACTCCCGCTGACCTCGCAGCGTGACGCCGATCGCTACCTCGCGATGATCGACTCGGTGGCGATCCTGGCCGATACGATCCGCGGGAAGCTGGAGGAACGGCGCGCGCGAAAGGTGCTCCTCCCGAAGGACGAGATCCGGCTGGTGGTTCCTTTCGTGCGTGGCTTCGGGCCAGTGGCGGCACAGAGCCCGTTCCTGCCGTCGAACGAGCGCCTCGCGCGCCTCCCCGAGTCGGTGCGGGCGTCGTTCGCCACCGCGTTAGGCACCCGGCTCGACACCAGGGTTCGTCCCGCCTTCGAACGGCTCGCGGCGTACCTGGAAGGGCCCTACCTCGCCGAAGCACCCACGGCCGTTGGCCTGGGCCAGTACCCCGATGGCCCGTCGTACTACCGCGCCCTGGTGCGTCGGTCGACCACCATGGACGTGACCCCCGAGCAGGTGCACGCGATCGGCCTGGCCGAAGTTGCCCGCATCGACAGCGCGATGGCCGCGATCCGCGCTGAACTCGGCTTCACCGGAACCCGCGAAGCATTCCACGCCCAACTCGGGAAGGATCCGCGCTTCTTCGCCAAGGTGCCCGAGGAATTCGGGGCGAAGCTGATGTACCACGACGCGCGCATCCGGCCGCGCATCGCCGAGTTGTTCGCTCGCGTGCCCCGCGCCCAGGGTGACGTGGCCCGACTCGACCCACGGCTCGAAGCCTCGATGACCTTTGGCTACTACCAGGTCCCGACGCCCGCAGACACGATGGGACACTACATGTACAATGGGTCCAACCTGCCCGAGCGCAGCATGCTCGGTGCGGCGTCACTGGTGTTCCACGAGCTCGTTCCCGGCCATCATTTCCAGATCGCCACCCAACGCGAGTCGACGACACTCCCCTACTTCCGCCAACGGACGACACACACCGCGTTCACCGAGGGATGGGGTGAATACGCCGCGTCGCTTGCCGGGGAGCTGGGGATGTATTCGGACCCATATGACCGGTACGGCCGACTCGCCATGGACATGTTCCTCTCCTGCCGACTCGTTGTCGACACGGGGATGAATGCGCTGGGCTGGTCGCGCGAACGGGCCATCGCCTACCTGAAGGAACGCACGCTGCAGAGCGACCTGCAGATCGACACCGAGACCCTGCGTTACTCGGTCGACCTCCCGGGGCAGGCACTGGCGTACAAGATGGGAAGCCGCGAGCTGCTCCGCCTGCGCGAGGACGCGCGCAAGCGATTGGGTACGCGCTTCGACATCAAGCGATGGCATGCGTTTGTCCTCGATGGCGGGTCCATGCCGATGACCCTCCTGCGGCAACGCACCGACGCCTGGATCGCCGCCGGCGGCATGTAG
- a CDS encoding thioredoxin domain-containing protein, whose product MDVERRRLLDTIVSLVLACCAVIVTGGFVWRNFGSGGPAASSTRELRAVRRIDNWQALVGSGRLIKGSTTAPVTILEFADFECPACRSFFQELSGGPGGTAPDVGVVFQHFPLNYHRFAIPAARASECAHEQGRFTEMHDAIFRSQDSLGLKTWESYAMDAQVAGMDEFRNCVSRSGSLPAVDSGLQRGHEVPVEGTPTVILNGWLVNRPPRAAELAALIEEVRQGRRIEEILR is encoded by the coding sequence ATGGACGTCGAGCGCCGGAGGCTTTTGGACACGATCGTCTCACTTGTCCTCGCTTGTTGCGCAGTCATCGTCACCGGCGGGTTTGTGTGGCGAAACTTCGGCAGCGGGGGACCTGCCGCCTCGAGCACGCGCGAATTGCGAGCGGTTCGACGCATCGACAACTGGCAGGCCCTCGTGGGCAGTGGCAGGCTCATCAAGGGGTCGACCACCGCACCGGTCACGATCCTCGAGTTTGCAGACTTCGAGTGCCCTGCATGCCGTTCCTTCTTCCAGGAACTATCCGGTGGCCCGGGGGGTACGGCCCCAGACGTTGGAGTCGTGTTCCAGCACTTCCCTCTCAATTACCATCGGTTCGCCATTCCGGCGGCTCGGGCAAGCGAGTGTGCTCATGAGCAGGGTCGATTCACTGAAATGCACGACGCGATCTTTCGGTCACAAGACTCACTAGGACTGAAGACTTGGGAGAGCTACGCCATGGACGCTCAGGTGGCGGGGATGGACGAGTTCAGGAATTGCGTGTCCCGGAGTGGTTCCCTGCCCGCTGTCGACAGTGGCCTTCAGCGGGGTCATGAAGTCCCTGTGGAGGGCACGCCGACGGTGATCCTAAATGGGTGGCTGGTGAACCGGCCGCCGCGAGCCGCGGAGCTAGCCGCGTTGATCGAAGAGGTGAGGCAAGGCAGGCGGATAGAGGAGATTCTGCGGTGA